The Micromonospora krabiensis genome window below encodes:
- the ctaD gene encoding aa3-type cytochrome oxidase subunit I yields the protein MTTVAPKPVVTRPWPVREPVKGSAIARLLRTTDAKQIGIMYMVTAFAFFMIGGLMALIMRAELARPGLQFLSPEQYNQLFTMHGTIMLLFFATPIVFAFANYIVPIQIGAPDVSFPRLNSFAYWLYLFGGTMATAGFITPGGAADFGWFAYAPLSSVEHSPGVGANMWIMGLAISGLGTILGAVNMITTVLTLRAPGMTMFRMPIFTWNILVTSLLVILVFPLLAAALFALAADRILGAHVYDPATGGPMLWQHLFWFFGHPEVYIVALPFFGIISEIIPVFSRKPIFGYKGLVAATLAIAALSMSVWAHHMFATGQVLLPFFSFLSFLIAVPTGMKFFNWIGTMWRGQVSFESPMLWSIGFLVTFLFGGLTGVLLASPPLDFHVSDSYFVVAHFHYVLFGTIVFAVFAGIYFWFPKMFGRMLDERLAKVHFWLTMIGFHTTFLVQHWLGNEGMPRRYADYLPSDGFTTLNMVSTVGAFITGISTLPFIYNCWKSYKTGPVVEVNDPWGHGNSLEWATSCPPPLRNFDRMPRIRSERPAFDAKFPELAAGQTLAGPPEGGAKPLTSESDGGARYTEDTASNIDRA from the coding sequence GTGACCACCGTCGCACCCAAGCCGGTCGTGACCCGGCCCTGGCCGGTCCGAGAGCCGGTCAAGGGGTCGGCCATCGCGCGGCTGCTGCGGACCACGGACGCGAAGCAGATCGGGATCATGTACATGGTCACCGCGTTCGCGTTCTTCATGATCGGTGGCCTGATGGCCCTGATCATGCGGGCCGAGCTGGCCCGGCCCGGGCTGCAGTTCCTGTCGCCCGAGCAGTACAACCAGCTGTTCACGATGCACGGCACGATCATGCTGCTGTTCTTCGCGACGCCGATCGTGTTCGCCTTCGCGAACTACATCGTGCCGATCCAGATCGGTGCGCCGGACGTCTCGTTCCCGCGTCTGAACAGCTTCGCCTACTGGCTGTACCTGTTCGGCGGCACCATGGCGACCGCCGGGTTCATCACCCCCGGTGGCGCGGCTGACTTCGGTTGGTTCGCGTACGCCCCGCTGAGCAGCGTGGAGCACTCCCCGGGCGTCGGCGCCAACATGTGGATCATGGGTCTGGCCATCTCCGGTCTGGGCACCATCCTCGGTGCGGTCAACATGATCACCACGGTCCTCACCCTGCGGGCCCCCGGCATGACCATGTTCCGGATGCCGATCTTCACCTGGAACATCCTGGTCACCAGCCTCCTGGTGATCCTGGTCTTCCCGCTGCTGGCCGCCGCGCTCTTCGCGCTCGCCGCGGACCGCATCCTCGGCGCCCACGTGTACGACCCCGCCACCGGCGGCCCGATGCTGTGGCAGCACCTCTTCTGGTTCTTCGGACACCCCGAGGTGTACATCGTCGCGCTGCCGTTCTTCGGCATCATCAGCGAGATCATCCCGGTCTTCTCCCGCAAGCCGATCTTCGGCTACAAGGGCCTGGTCGCCGCGACCCTCGCCATCGCCGCCCTGTCGATGAGCGTCTGGGCGCACCACATGTTCGCCACCGGCCAGGTGCTGCTGCCGTTCTTCAGCTTCCTGAGCTTCCTGATCGCCGTGCCCACCGGTATGAAGTTCTTCAACTGGATCGGCACGATGTGGCGGGGCCAGGTCAGCTTCGAGTCGCCGATGCTCTGGTCGATCGGCTTCCTGGTGACGTTCCTCTTCGGCGGCCTCACCGGTGTCCTGCTCGCCAGCCCGCCGCTGGACTTCCACGTCTCCGACTCGTACTTCGTGGTCGCGCACTTCCACTACGTGCTCTTCGGCACGATCGTGTTCGCGGTGTTCGCCGGCATCTACTTCTGGTTCCCGAAGATGTTCGGCCGGATGCTCGACGAGCGGCTCGCCAAGGTGCACTTCTGGCTGACCATGATCGGCTTCCACACCACGTTCCTGGTACAGCACTGGCTCGGCAACGAGGGCATGCCCCGCCGGTACGCCGACTACCTGCCCAGCGACGGCTTCACCACGCTGAACATGGTCTCCACCGTCGGCGCGTTCATCACGGGTATCTCCACGCTGCCGTTCATCTACAACTGCTGGAAGTCGTACAAGACCGGCCCGGTGGTCGAGGTCAACGACCCGTGGGGCCACGGCAACTCGCTCGAGTGGGCCACCAGCTGCCCGCCGCCGCTGCGCAACTTCGACCGGATGCCCCGCATCCGCTCCGAGCGGCCCGCCTTCGACGCCAAGTTCCCGGAGCTGGCCGCCGGCCAGACCCTCGCCGGACCGCCGGAGGGTGGCGCCAAGCCGCTCACCAGCGAGTCCGATGGCGGCGCCCGCTACACCGAGGACACCGCCAGCAACATCGACCGGGCCTGA
- a CDS encoding FAD-dependent monooxygenase — MGGSPLRILVVGAGIAGLAVARALRMAGFRPDVTDKLPPGESHETGLYLPGNAARALRRLDLDGPVRPLGHVVHRQRFLDADGAPLCEVDLDVLWAGVGECRALPRAELHRVLLTGAGGAVRHGAEVRALDLLPAGVGVTFVDGTTAEYDLVIGADGPRSSVRTLAALGGPPRPAGQVVYRTVLRDGPPVTEWTALLGQRSGILVVPIGGGRLHCYADEAGTVAPADPVARLRELFGAYGGPVPEVLDAVEWVHVGVTDEVELGRWYRGRVLLVGDAAHATAPTLSQGAAMALEDAVVLAESLKAAGSVEAALVAYESRRRPRTRWVADRTRDRNRTRDVPPALRDPLLRGRGGRIFGEHYRLLLGPL, encoded by the coding sequence ATGGGTGGCTCACCCCTGCGCATCCTCGTCGTCGGCGCGGGCATCGCCGGCCTCGCCGTGGCCCGGGCGTTGCGGATGGCGGGCTTCCGTCCCGACGTCACCGACAAGCTCCCGCCGGGCGAGTCCCACGAGACCGGGCTCTACCTGCCCGGCAACGCCGCCCGCGCGCTGCGCCGCCTCGACCTCGACGGCCCCGTCCGCCCGCTCGGGCACGTCGTGCACCGGCAGCGCTTCCTCGACGCCGACGGCGCCCCGCTCTGCGAGGTCGACCTGGACGTGCTCTGGGCCGGCGTCGGCGAATGCCGGGCGCTGCCCCGCGCCGAACTGCACCGGGTGCTGCTCACCGGCGCCGGCGGAGCGGTGCGGCACGGCGCCGAGGTCCGCGCCCTCGACCTGCTCCCGGCCGGCGTCGGCGTGACGTTCGTCGACGGCACCACCGCCGAGTACGACCTGGTCATCGGCGCGGACGGACCGCGTTCGTCGGTGCGTACCCTCGCCGCGCTCGGCGGCCCGCCGCGACCCGCGGGCCAGGTGGTCTACCGCACGGTGCTGCGCGACGGCCCCCCGGTCACCGAGTGGACCGCGCTGCTCGGCCAGCGCTCCGGGATCCTCGTCGTGCCGATCGGCGGCGGCCGGCTGCACTGCTACGCCGACGAGGCCGGCACCGTGGCACCCGCCGACCCGGTGGCCCGGCTGCGCGAGCTCTTCGGCGCGTACGGGGGGCCGGTGCCCGAGGTGCTCGACGCGGTCGAGTGGGTGCACGTCGGCGTCACCGACGAGGTGGAGCTGGGCCGCTGGTACCGGGGGCGGGTGCTGCTGGTCGGCGACGCCGCGCACGCCACCGCGCCCACCCTGTCCCAGGGGGCGGCGATGGCCCTGGAGGACGCCGTGGTGCTCGCCGAGTCACTGAAGGCGGCCGGCAGCGTCGAGGCGGCCCTCGTCGCGTACGAGAGTCGCCGTCGCCCGCGTACCCGATGGGTGGCCGACCGGACCCGGGACCGCAACCGGACCCGGGACGTTCCGCCGGCGCTACGCGACCCGCTGCTGCGCGGACGTGGCGGCCGCATCTTCGGCGAGCACTACCGGCTGTTGCTCGGCCCGCTCTAG
- a CDS encoding MFS transporter, with the protein MAREVRTIVNLKPYRETLALPGLRSLLLVAVLARIPLTATGVTLTFYVVQDLGRGYGAAGLVGAAVTVGAAIGGPLLGRLIDRRGLRPVLLLTGLVEAVFWSTAPSLSYLLLLPAAFVAGSLALPIFSVVRQSVAALVPEERRRPAYALDSMSVELSFMVGPALAVALVTAISARTTLYLVGAGIVAAGIAFWLLNPPTSGVTDSTAPPRRVSRREWVTPRLLAVLAVSLAATLVLGGTDVAVVAVLRESGEAGWTGAVLAMWAVASLAGGFAYGAAHRPVSPLALMAALSLCTIPVGLGGAHWWLLCLAMIPAGALCAPTIAATADAVSRLAPPESRGEAMGLHGSAVTVGIAVGAPLAGAVIDASAPVWGFAVTGAIGALVALAVLPLELRRRRTSTAVPTEPDLDLVTTPTR; encoded by the coding sequence ATGGCGCGGGAGGTACGGACCATCGTGAACCTGAAGCCTTACCGCGAGACGCTCGCACTGCCCGGACTCCGGTCGCTGCTGCTGGTGGCCGTGCTCGCGCGGATCCCGCTCACCGCGACCGGGGTGACCCTGACGTTCTACGTCGTCCAGGACCTCGGCCGGGGCTACGGCGCGGCCGGGCTGGTCGGCGCGGCCGTCACGGTCGGCGCGGCGATCGGCGGCCCGCTGCTCGGCCGGCTCATCGACCGCCGCGGGCTGCGGCCGGTGCTCCTGCTCACCGGCCTCGTCGAGGCGGTCTTCTGGTCCACCGCGCCGTCCCTGTCGTACCTCCTGCTGCTGCCGGCCGCCTTCGTCGCCGGCTCCCTCGCCCTGCCGATCTTCTCCGTGGTCCGCCAGTCCGTCGCCGCACTGGTGCCGGAGGAGCGACGCCGCCCGGCGTACGCCCTCGACTCGATGTCGGTGGAGCTGTCGTTCATGGTGGGCCCGGCGCTGGCCGTGGCGCTGGTCACCGCGATCTCGGCACGCACCACCCTCTACCTGGTCGGCGCCGGGATCGTCGCCGCCGGGATCGCGTTCTGGCTGCTCAACCCGCCCACCAGCGGCGTGACCGACTCGACGGCGCCGCCCCGCCGGGTGTCCCGCCGGGAGTGGGTGACTCCCCGACTGCTGGCCGTGCTGGCGGTGAGCCTCGCCGCCACCCTGGTGCTCGGCGGCACCGACGTCGCCGTCGTCGCCGTGCTGCGGGAGAGCGGCGAGGCCGGCTGGACCGGCGCCGTCCTCGCCATGTGGGCGGTCGCCTCGCTGGCCGGCGGCTTCGCGTACGGGGCGGCACACCGCCCGGTCTCCCCGCTCGCCCTCATGGCCGCGCTGAGCCTCTGCACCATCCCGGTCGGGCTGGGCGGCGCACACTGGTGGCTGCTCTGCCTCGCCATGATCCCCGCCGGCGCGCTCTGCGCCCCCACCATCGCCGCCACCGCCGACGCGGTCAGCCGCCTCGCCCCGCCCGAGTCGCGCGGCGAGGCGATGGGCCTGCACGGCTCCGCGGTCACCGTCGGCATCGCGGTCGGCGCACCGCTGGCCGGTGCGGTGATCGACGCGTCCGCGCCGGTCTGGGGCTTCGCCGTCACCGGCGCGATCGGCGCCCTCGTGGCGTTGGCCGTGCTCCCGCTGGAACTACGCCGCCGCCGCACCAGCACCGCCGTCCCCACCGAGCCCGACCTGGACCTGGTCACCACCCCGACCCGCTGA